From a region of the Rhinatrema bivittatum chromosome 15, aRhiBiv1.1, whole genome shotgun sequence genome:
- the SLC66A1 gene encoding lysosomal amino acid transporter 1 homolog, producing MSVPPSWGEPVSGFSMGNFSDCVNGSLWIWRALHECAQDDRDVASVTLGLLSILCFMGAALPQYWRSCKTGNMDQALSIWFLLGWLAGDSCNFVGAFLADQLPLQTYTAIYYVLADLLMLSLYLYYKYRNQRTRELSTPINIGFGFIVLGTLSVAASRWGSGPQAETAAAFRSRTLLSAASHNKPFTTKETIGFVIGSISSVFYLTSRLPQICTNFKRKSTEGLAYSLFALVILGNMTYGLSVLLKNPEEGQTEGNYVLHHLPWLIGSLGVLSLDIIISIQFFAYRKSRARSDAGADSPEEKQSLLDNSDPDP from the exons ATGAGCGTACCGCCATCCTGGGGCGAGCCGGTCTCCGGTTTCTCGATGGGGAATTTCTCGGACTGCGTGAATGGGTCTCTCTGGATCTGGCGCGCGCTGCACGAATGCGCCCAGGACGACCGCGACGTGGCGAGTGTCACCCTGGGACTGCTCTCCATCCTCTGCTTCATGGGGGCGGCGCTCCC CCAGTACTGGAGATCCTGTAAAACGGGTAACATGGACCAAGCTCTGTCCATCTGGTTCTTGCTGGGATGGCTTGCTGGAGATTCCTGTAATTTTGTTGGTGCGTTCCTCGCCGATCAGCTACCTCTCCAG ACGTACACAGCCATTTACTATGTGCTGGCCGACCTGCTAATGCTGTCCCTCTACCTTTACTACAAGTACAGGAACCAAAGGACGCGAGAGT taaGCACTCCCATCAACATAGGCTTTGGGTTCATCGTGCTGGGCACGCTTTCAGTGGCTGCCTCACGGTGGGGCTCCGGTCCGCAGGCCGAAACGGCAGCAGCGTTCAGGAGCAGAACACTTCTGTCTGCTGCTTCTCATAATAAG CCTTTCACGACCAAGGAGACGATTGGATTTGTCATCGGTTCAATCTCCTCTGTATTCTACCTGACCTCCAGGCTGCCGCAGATCTGCACAAAC TTCAAGAGGAAGTCGACAGAAGGGCTCGCCTACTCCCTGTTCGCTCTTGTGATCCTGGGTAACATGACGTATGGACTGAGTGTGCTGCTGAAAAACCCGGAAGAGGGGCAAACGGAGGGTAACTATGTGCTCCATCACCTGCCCTGGCTAATTGGCAGCCTGGGGGTGCTGTCGCTGGATATCATT ATCTCAATACAGTTCTTTGCCTATCGGAAAAGCAGAGCCAGAAGCGATGCTGGTGCTGACAGCCCTGAGGAAAAGCAGTCCCTGCTGGACAACAGCGACCCCGACCCCTAA